One genomic segment of Bradyrhizobium diazoefficiens includes these proteins:
- a CDS encoding FdhF/YdeP family oxidoreductase, with amino-acid sequence MTTTRKWGPDLEVEPYDAPAGGWGSVKSLARSLTHSRVPFSGPRVLLKQNKPDGFACVSCAWAKPADPRVFEFCENGAKATTWEITHKRVTPEFFAKHTVTELEAWDDHHLEDAGRLTHPMRFDAASDKYVPVSWDEAFAEIGRELRAMEPDSAVFYTSGRASLETSFMYGLLARAYGTNNLPDSSNMCHETTSVALPESIGVPVGTCTLDDFAKTDCILFFGQNVGTSSPRMLHELQDAAKRGVPIVTFNPLRERGLVEFANPQSPAEMLSGSATPISSQYHQVKTGGDTAAIMGMAKALLAMQAKGESGRVIDWDFIHEHCHGWDEWANAVKACAWSDIEQRSGLTRGALEAAAHVYAHSSATMFIYGMGLTQHRKGVETVQTLVNLALMRGSIGRPGAGICPVRGHSNVQGQRTVGITEKPEMVPADKIKSLFGIDVPRKKGLVTVDACAKIIDGSVRAVIQLGGNLVRSVPDHRLVVPAWRKLRLTVQILTKLNRSALVHGEISYILPCLGRIEIDEQATGRQAVAIEDSTGCMHGSWGQVRPASPHLLSEPRIVAELAKATVPNRTTIPWDEWVGDYSKIRDAIAATYPDIFHDFNARMWKPGGFHRPLGARERTWKTKTGKANFIIPKSLSTDIDTAPEARDVVQLITLRSNGQFNTTIYNYDDRFRGIYGSRQVVLMHRNDIERLGLQEGAMVTLATAVDDGVDRQVGGLRIVAYDIPEGCIAGYYPECNPLVPLWHHEEKAKTPASKAIPVRIKADALAS; translated from the coding sequence ATGACAACAACACGCAAATGGGGGCCCGATCTGGAAGTCGAGCCCTACGACGCTCCGGCAGGCGGCTGGGGCTCGGTCAAATCGCTGGCCAGGAGCCTTACCCACTCCCGCGTACCGTTCAGCGGCCCGCGCGTGCTGCTCAAGCAGAACAAGCCGGACGGCTTCGCCTGCGTGAGTTGCGCCTGGGCCAAGCCTGCCGATCCGCGGGTGTTCGAATTCTGCGAGAATGGCGCCAAGGCGACCACCTGGGAAATCACGCACAAGCGCGTCACCCCGGAATTTTTTGCCAAACACACCGTGACGGAGCTGGAAGCCTGGGACGATCATCATCTCGAAGACGCAGGGCGGCTGACCCATCCGATGCGGTTCGATGCCGCCAGCGACAAATATGTGCCGGTGAGCTGGGACGAGGCGTTTGCAGAGATCGGTCGCGAATTGCGGGCAATGGAACCCGACAGCGCCGTATTCTACACGTCCGGTCGCGCGTCGCTCGAGACGTCGTTCATGTACGGCCTTCTGGCCCGCGCTTACGGCACCAACAATCTGCCCGACAGCTCCAACATGTGCCACGAGACGACGTCGGTGGCGTTGCCGGAGAGTATCGGTGTTCCCGTCGGGACCTGCACGCTCGACGATTTCGCCAAAACCGACTGCATCCTGTTCTTCGGCCAGAACGTCGGGACATCGAGCCCGCGCATGCTGCACGAGCTTCAGGACGCGGCAAAGCGCGGCGTCCCGATCGTGACCTTCAATCCGCTGCGTGAACGCGGGCTCGTGGAGTTCGCCAACCCTCAGTCACCGGCGGAGATGCTGAGCGGTTCGGCGACCCCCATCAGCTCGCAATACCACCAGGTGAAGACCGGTGGCGATACTGCCGCCATCATGGGCATGGCCAAAGCGCTGCTGGCGATGCAGGCGAAGGGCGAGTCCGGACGCGTGATCGACTGGGACTTCATCCACGAGCACTGCCATGGCTGGGATGAATGGGCGAACGCCGTCAAGGCCTGTGCATGGTCTGACATCGAGCAGCGCTCGGGCCTGACGCGGGGCGCGCTTGAAGCCGCAGCTCACGTCTACGCACATTCCAGCGCGACGATGTTCATCTACGGCATGGGATTGACCCAGCACAGGAAGGGCGTCGAAACCGTGCAGACCCTGGTCAATCTGGCGCTGATGCGTGGCAGCATCGGACGGCCAGGGGCCGGGATTTGCCCGGTGCGCGGACATTCCAACGTCCAGGGGCAGCGCACCGTCGGGATCACCGAGAAGCCGGAGATGGTGCCCGCTGACAAGATCAAGTCGCTGTTCGGCATCGACGTGCCGCGGAAAAAGGGCCTCGTCACGGTCGATGCCTGCGCCAAGATCATCGATGGCAGCGTGCGGGCGGTGATCCAGCTCGGCGGTAATCTGGTTCGCTCCGTGCCGGACCATCGCCTCGTCGTGCCGGCTTGGCGCAAGCTCCGCCTGACCGTGCAGATTCTGACCAAGCTCAACCGCAGCGCGCTGGTGCACGGCGAAATTTCCTACATCCTGCCCTGTCTCGGGCGCATCGAAATCGATGAGCAGGCCACCGGCCGCCAAGCCGTCGCGATAGAGGACTCGACGGGTTGCATGCATGGCTCATGGGGGCAGGTCAGGCCGGCAAGCCCGCACCTTTTGTCCGAACCCCGGATCGTCGCTGAGCTTGCCAAGGCCACCGTGCCAAATCGAACAACGATCCCTTGGGACGAATGGGTCGGCGACTACAGCAAGATTCGCGACGCGATTGCGGCGACCTATCCGGACATCTTCCATGACTTCAACGCACGCATGTGGAAACCCGGCGGCTTCCATCGTCCCCTCGGTGCGCGCGAAAGGACGTGGAAGACCAAGACCGGAAAAGCCAATTTCATCATTCCCAAATCGCTCTCGACCGATATCGACACCGCACCCGAGGCTCGCGATGTCGTTCAGCTCATCACGCTGCGCAGCAACGGCCAGTTCAACACGACGATCTACAACTACGATGACCGCTTCCGCGGAATCTACGGCTCGCGTCAAGTCGTGCTGATGCATCGCAACGACATCGAACGGCTCGGATTGCAGGAGGGCGCCATGGTCACCCTGGCCACTGCGGTGGATGACGGCGTCGACCGTCAGGTGGGCGGCTTGCGGATCGTCGCTTACGATATCCCGGAGGGCTGCATTGCCGGATATTATCCCGAATGCAATCCGCTGGTCCCGCTGTGGCATCACGAGGAAAAGGCGAAGACGCCGGCCTCGAAGGCGATTCCCGTGAGGATCAAGGCCGACGCTTTGGCATCTTGA
- a CDS encoding HupE/UreJ family protein: protein MLLTGAHAAEAHIVAARLGDFYMGASHPLTDLQDVLLWVSTGILAGMLGTTKGRLLILVFPLGLLAGLSLGSHFGAAATQFADATMMLAIGMLLAAAVQVPTFVLCAIAFAVAVIRGAANGAELGPDTDRLLFAVGLVCVGYAVITLTTALTAMFRQTTSDNTASWRTIAVRALGGWIAAIGLMMASLTLAS from the coding sequence TTGCTGCTGACCGGCGCGCATGCCGCCGAAGCGCATATCGTCGCGGCCCGCCTCGGCGATTTCTACATGGGAGCCTCCCACCCGCTCACCGATCTCCAGGATGTCCTGCTCTGGGTTTCGACCGGCATACTCGCTGGTATGCTTGGCACCACCAAGGGGCGTTTGCTCATCCTGGTGTTTCCGCTTGGCTTGCTAGCTGGACTATCTCTCGGGTCCCATTTTGGCGCGGCAGCGACGCAGTTCGCCGACGCGACCATGATGCTCGCAATCGGCATGCTGCTCGCGGCAGCGGTGCAGGTCCCCACCTTCGTGCTGTGCGCGATTGCATTCGCGGTTGCCGTGATACGGGGCGCTGCGAACGGCGCCGAGCTCGGACCCGACACCGACCGGCTGTTGTTTGCGGTGGGCCTCGTTTGCGTGGGCTATGCGGTCATCACGCTGACGACGGCGCTGACCGCCATGTTCCGGCAAACGACGTCGGACAACACGGCATCGTGGCGAACCATCGCCGTTCGCGCCCTCGGAGGCTGGATCGCGGCGATCGGCCTGATGATGGCAAGCCTCACTCTTGCGTCGTGA
- a CDS encoding HupE/UreJ family protein, producing the protein MNLHIARAFTTAVVSFALTQPALAHEQAGVAGGLVSGLLHPVTGVDHLIAMVAVGIWGAQLGAPAIWILPITFPLIMAVGGVLGVLHVPLPMPEVMIAASAVILGVAVAARLRLPFAAAAVIVAVFAVFHGHAHGAELPRAANALAYGVGFVTATGLLHLCGIVIGTLTRWPAGERIIQGLGAGIAVIGCYFLAQGLGAVA; encoded by the coding sequence ATGAATCTACATATCGCCCGAGCCTTCACCACCGCCGTCGTTTCGTTCGCACTGACGCAGCCGGCTCTCGCGCACGAGCAGGCCGGTGTGGCCGGCGGCCTCGTCAGCGGCCTGCTGCACCCGGTTACCGGCGTCGACCATCTGATCGCAATGGTGGCCGTCGGGATCTGGGGCGCGCAGCTCGGCGCGCCGGCGATCTGGATTCTGCCGATCACGTTCCCCCTCATCATGGCGGTCGGCGGAGTGCTGGGCGTGCTGCATGTTCCGCTGCCGATGCCGGAAGTGATGATTGCTGCATCCGCCGTGATCCTGGGCGTGGCTGTGGCCGCTCGGCTGCGCCTGCCCTTTGCCGCGGCCGCCGTGATCGTCGCGGTTTTCGCGGTCTTCCATGGGCACGCGCATGGCGCCGAGCTTCCCCGCGCGGCCAATGCGCTGGCCTATGGCGTCGGCTTCGTCACCGCCACCGGCCTGTTGCATCTGTGCGGCATCGTGATCGGCACGTTGACGCGCTGGCCCGCCGGCGAGCGCATCATTCAGGGACTCGGCGCCGGCATCGCGGTTATTGGCTGCTACTTCCTCGCACAAGGTCTCGGAGCCGTCGCATGA
- a CDS encoding HupE/UreJ family protein, with protein sequence MALLALTVTVAVLIRPSGLHAHEAAMGVLEFREVRPGAFVGRWSIEPSIGASRVDLRVPPHCFLRLPEMNCGQKGLIGPITITNLGSNMSVVLIKVIPIEGEPRSYTISTANPVVSVLGTGAPTLETWIELAKTYVNYGIDHILLGADHLLFVLGLIWIVGGGWRLVKTITAFTIGHSASLAAAAFGLIGVPERPLNACIALSIAFVGVEIVKQQRGEIGLTARYPWVVAFTFGLVHGIGFASALAGLGLERRLLPAALLFFNIGVEIGQLAFVLLVLALIWAHRRLDAVVPRWGESLPAYLIGTVSMFWFFGRLARVFAVI encoded by the coding sequence CTGGCGCTGCTGGCCTTGACAGTGACGGTGGCCGTACTGATCCGGCCTTCGGGGCTCCATGCGCATGAAGCGGCAATGGGCGTGCTCGAATTCCGCGAGGTTCGGCCCGGCGCCTTTGTCGGCCGCTGGAGCATCGAGCCGTCGATCGGCGCCTCGCGGGTCGATCTGCGGGTGCCGCCGCACTGCTTCCTGCGCCTGCCCGAGATGAACTGCGGCCAAAAGGGACTGATCGGCCCGATCACCATCACCAATCTCGGCTCCAACATGTCGGTCGTCCTGATCAAGGTCATCCCGATCGAGGGCGAGCCGCGCAGCTACACGATCTCGACGGCCAATCCCGTCGTCTCCGTCCTCGGCACCGGCGCGCCGACGCTCGAGACCTGGATCGAGCTCGCCAAGACTTATGTGAACTACGGTATCGATCACATTCTGCTGGGCGCCGATCACCTGCTGTTCGTGCTGGGCTTGATCTGGATCGTCGGCGGTGGCTGGCGTCTGGTGAAGACGATCACGGCCTTCACGATCGGACACAGCGCTTCGCTGGCTGCGGCGGCATTCGGCCTCATCGGCGTGCCGGAACGCCCGCTCAACGCCTGCATCGCCTTGAGCATCGCGTTCGTCGGCGTGGAAATCGTCAAGCAGCAGCGCGGCGAGATCGGGCTTACCGCCCGCTATCCCTGGGTTGTGGCCTTCACCTTCGGCCTGGTTCACGGCATCGGCTTTGCGAGCGCCTTGGCGGGACTTGGGCTCGAACGCCGCCTCCTGCCCGCGGCGCTGCTGTTCTTCAACATCGGCGTCGAGATCGGGCAGCTCGCCTTCGTGCTGCTGGTGCTCGCATTGATCTGGGCGCATCGGCGGCTTGACGCCGTCGTGCCGCGCTGGGGCGAGTCCCTCCCCGCCTATCTCATCGGGACGGTGTCGATGTTCTGGTTCTTCGGCCGTCTGGCGCGCGTGTTCGCCGTGATCTGA
- a CDS encoding peptidyl-prolyl cis-trans isomerase: MSMPATPVEVQPFPRSHAEGSNPSADLARAAAAPSHSFISALVRLSREPLLHFTLLGAIIFGIDAVLHPPAKDEKVITVTKAMRQSFIDNFDEDKERAPSDAQLQKMIDSWVASEILYREGKALGVDRGDETIRDRIAFKMQLLIFDQIRVPRPTDEQLQAWFAENHARFDEPERVSFYITPPADQETAQRQLDDITQQRESEELQKVTRAILGRPVESLAASFGDKFRDGLLAMPQGEWKLLQSKDGWHVARLDSRQAGKLASLDSVRDEAARNWHTEETRKRAWEAVKRLKASYQVRNEP, encoded by the coding sequence ATGTCAATGCCAGCGACACCAGTTGAAGTGCAGCCTTTTCCGAGATCGCACGCCGAAGGCTCCAACCCGAGCGCCGATCTCGCCCGTGCGGCAGCGGCGCCCTCGCACTCCTTTATCTCTGCGCTGGTGCGGCTCTCGCGCGAACCTTTGCTGCACTTCACCTTGCTCGGAGCGATCATCTTCGGCATCGACGCCGTGCTGCATCCACCGGCCAAGGATGAAAAGGTCATCACCGTCACCAAGGCGATGCGACAGTCCTTCATCGACAATTTCGACGAGGACAAGGAACGTGCCCCTTCCGATGCGCAACTCCAGAAGATGATCGACAGCTGGGTCGCGAGCGAGATTCTCTACCGCGAAGGCAAGGCGCTCGGCGTCGACCGCGGCGACGAGACGATCCGCGACCGGATCGCCTTCAAGATGCAATTGCTGATCTTCGACCAGATCCGCGTCCCGCGCCCGACCGACGAGCAGCTGCAAGCCTGGTTCGCGGAAAATCACGCCCGCTTCGACGAGCCGGAGCGCGTTTCATTCTATATCACCCCGCCGGCGGATCAGGAAACGGCGCAGCGCCAGCTCGACGACATCACCCAGCAGCGCGAATCCGAGGAGTTACAAAAGGTCACCCGCGCCATTCTCGGCCGACCGGTCGAAAGTCTTGCGGCATCCTTTGGCGACAAATTCCGTGACGGGCTGCTGGCGATGCCGCAAGGCGAATGGAAGCTGTTGCAGTCCAAGGATGGCTGGCACGTTGCCCGGCTTGATTCCCGGCAAGCAGGAAAACTCGCGAGTCTCGACAGCGTTCGGGACGAGGCCGCCAGGAACTGGCATACGGAGGAAACCCGCAAGCGCGCCTGGGAAGCGGTCAAGCGGCTCAAGGCATCCTATCAAGTGCGGAACGAGCCGTGA
- a CDS encoding 2OG-Fe(II) oxygenase family protein has translation MDQIEPLFPIPLMRSPGLLPPSLNEAAVAAIRSTKIEGNLRSGQLFHTEVADPRDNELFRQIAELAAPKLVDFGVLLFGEELRWTVKEMWTNMLETGGNQTLHSHANSFVSGIFYLTPSHQACKTVFVRPPGGSDFSFRHHTRSAAIGPFNAGKYVLPEAEPGDLVLFPSYLYHEVPRNPGGQRITIAFNAIPDHLDCWGYRINFTP, from the coding sequence ATGGATCAGATCGAGCCGCTTTTCCCGATTCCCCTCATGCGCTCGCCTGGGCTGCTGCCGCCATCGTTGAACGAAGCGGCCGTGGCCGCGATCCGCAGCACCAAGATTGAGGGCAATCTGCGTTCGGGCCAGCTGTTTCATACCGAGGTTGCCGATCCCCGCGACAACGAGCTGTTTCGCCAGATCGCCGAGCTTGCCGCGCCGAAGCTGGTCGATTTCGGCGTGCTGCTGTTCGGCGAAGAGCTGCGCTGGACGGTCAAGGAGATGTGGACCAACATGCTCGAGACCGGTGGAAACCAGACGCTGCATTCCCACGCCAACAGTTTCGTGTCCGGCATCTTCTATCTGACGCCCTCGCACCAGGCCTGCAAGACAGTGTTCGTGCGGCCGCCCGGCGGCTCCGACTTCTCCTTCCGCCACCACACGCGCAGTGCCGCCATCGGGCCGTTCAATGCGGGCAAATACGTCTTGCCGGAGGCCGAGCCGGGCGATCTCGTGCTGTTTCCAAGCTACCTCTATCATGAGGTCCCGAGAAATCCGGGCGGACAGCGGATCACGATCGCCTTCAACGCGATCCCGGATCATCTGGACTGCTGGGGTTATCGCATCAACTTCACGCCCTAA
- a CDS encoding spermidine synthase, with protein sequence MQSEPDSMTIAAANRLAGAIQDEAAPARARASRAWALVPIVTASGFAGLGYEIVWTRQLSLALGTEMMAVLGVIAGFFGGLALGAFALDRPIRRATSPWRAYAMLEAVIAVWGLISVWLLPAAGRALAPLLGTEPSAALLWVGSLALPTLVLLPATMAMGGTLAALERMMRAARGEARIAAGVYGANTAGALAGTLVSTFLLIPALGFSGTLLCLAAVNAFCSLGALALGSTAHRADADERRPARIRDMRLTITLFATGLLGIAFEVLVVRLAAQVMEDTVYTFAGLLAAYLLGTAAGSLLWQRTGRHPNDRNLRGLLAITALACIATAALAPYAGRLIEAISSADVFGELAVAIALFLAPATAMGALFGLLAQRVSDQRGSVGAAVGINSLGACIAPLLAAQFLIPALGAWTALLAVALGYLLLLPPGRSALLWSAAPALTALVLWLNPAPSLTRVPPGGALLAVREGPMATASVVDDATGTRYLEINGHFRMGGTSSTRSDYRQAMLPLLLHEAPHRALFLGIGTGATMVGGAQMPGVSVRGVELSREVVDLLPWFVNPAPASVPLVTVADARRYVAADTGQHDVIIADLFHPALDGSGALYTVEHFAAVKRRLARGGIFCQWLPLYQLDMPSLRAIVRGFLDVYPDGAAWLNHYSVRTPMLALIGTRDGGHLDIDALAARLRDPAIVSVVRPFGFEAPIDLLGQYLAGPRALSAFAGQGPRNTDDYPFVTFDARRNVRALTAAPWSLLLAVTKEIRPDPNELLSRAAEQDALGARLNAYWAARNRFLEAGASLPGDPRGAALIDAASPGLIDALRLSGEFDPAYAPLMGMARFLLGSDRAAAARLLRKINEAAPSRREARDLLLREFGLRNE encoded by the coding sequence ATGCAATCTGAGCCGGACAGCATGACGATCGCTGCGGCAAATCGGCTCGCGGGCGCGATCCAGGACGAGGCCGCGCCGGCGCGCGCGCGTGCAAGCCGCGCCTGGGCCCTCGTGCCGATCGTGACTGCGTCGGGCTTTGCGGGCCTCGGCTACGAGATCGTATGGACGCGCCAGCTGAGCCTTGCGCTGGGCACCGAGATGATGGCGGTGCTCGGCGTCATCGCCGGGTTCTTCGGCGGCCTGGCTTTGGGCGCGTTCGCGCTCGATCGGCCGATCCGCCGCGCGACATCGCCATGGCGCGCCTATGCAATGCTCGAGGCGGTCATTGCCGTATGGGGCCTGATCAGCGTCTGGCTGCTGCCGGCGGCCGGCCGCGCCCTGGCTCCCCTGCTCGGCACCGAACCATCTGCTGCTCTGCTCTGGGTCGGCAGCCTGGCGCTGCCGACCCTCGTGCTGCTTCCGGCCACGATGGCCATGGGCGGAACGCTGGCCGCGCTGGAACGGATGATGCGGGCCGCGCGTGGCGAGGCCCGCATCGCGGCAGGCGTCTACGGCGCGAATACGGCCGGGGCTCTGGCCGGCACGCTGGTCTCGACGTTCCTGCTGATTCCGGCGCTGGGATTTTCGGGAACGCTGCTTTGCCTCGCCGCGGTCAATGCGTTCTGCTCCCTTGGCGCGCTCGCGCTCGGATCGACGGCGCACAGGGCTGATGCCGACGAACGGCGGCCGGCACGCATTCGCGACATGCGGCTCACTATCACTCTATTCGCGACGGGACTGCTCGGAATCGCCTTCGAGGTCCTCGTGGTCCGGCTCGCCGCGCAGGTGATGGAAGACACGGTCTACACGTTCGCTGGACTGCTGGCCGCCTATCTGCTCGGCACCGCGGCGGGGAGCCTGCTCTGGCAGCGGACCGGGCGCCACCCGAATGATCGCAATCTGCGCGGCCTGCTCGCCATAACAGCGCTCGCCTGCATCGCAACCGCGGCGCTCGCGCCCTATGCCGGCCGTCTGATCGAGGCCATATCGTCGGCGGACGTATTCGGCGAGCTGGCCGTGGCGATCGCGCTGTTCCTGGCGCCCGCGACCGCCATGGGCGCGCTGTTCGGCCTGCTGGCGCAACGGGTGAGCGACCAGCGCGGCTCGGTGGGAGCGGCGGTCGGCATCAACAGTCTTGGCGCTTGCATCGCGCCGCTGCTGGCGGCGCAATTCCTGATTCCGGCCCTTGGCGCCTGGACGGCGCTGCTTGCCGTTGCGCTTGGCTATCTGCTGCTGCTGCCGCCTGGACGATCGGCGCTACTGTGGTCCGCAGCGCCGGCGCTAACCGCGCTCGTCCTGTGGCTCAATCCCGCGCCATCATTGACGCGGGTGCCGCCGGGGGGCGCGCTGCTTGCGGTGCGTGAAGGTCCGATGGCGACGGCCAGCGTCGTCGATGACGCCACGGGCACGCGCTACCTCGAGATCAACGGCCACTTCCGCATGGGGGGAACGAGCTCGACGCGCTCCGACTACCGGCAGGCAATGCTGCCGCTGCTGCTTCACGAGGCGCCGCACCGCGCCTTGTTCCTGGGCATCGGCACTGGCGCCACCATGGTCGGCGGGGCGCAGATGCCCGGCGTCAGCGTGCGCGGCGTCGAACTCTCCCGCGAAGTGGTCGATCTCCTGCCCTGGTTCGTCAATCCGGCCCCGGCATCCGTGCCGCTTGTGACCGTGGCCGATGCCCGCCGCTATGTCGCTGCGGATACCGGCCAGCATGACGTGATCATCGCCGACCTGTTCCATCCGGCGCTCGACGGCAGCGGCGCGCTCTACACCGTGGAGCATTTCGCGGCCGTAAAACGCCGCCTGGCGAGAGGCGGCATCTTCTGCCAATGGCTGCCGCTGTACCAACTCGATATGCCCTCGCTGCGCGCCATCGTCCGCGGCTTTCTCGACGTCTATCCCGACGGCGCGGCCTGGCTCAATCATTACAGCGTCCGCACACCGATGCTTGCGCTGATCGGAACGCGGGACGGCGGCCATCTCGACATCGATGCGCTCGCTGCACGGCTTCGCGATCCCGCGATCGTATCAGTCGTTCGCCCGTTCGGGTTCGAGGCACCGATCGATCTGCTCGGGCAGTATCTCGCCGGCCCGCGCGCCCTTTCCGCATTCGCAGGCCAAGGGCCGCGTAATACGGACGATTATCCGTTCGTGACCTTCGATGCGCGGCGAAATGTCCGTGCGCTCACCGCAGCGCCTTGGTCGCTGCTGCTTGCCGTCACGAAAGAGATCCGGCCGGATCCGAATGAACTCCTCTCGCGCGCGGCCGAGCAAGACGCGCTGGGCGCGCGCCTCAATGCCTACTGGGCGGCGCGCAACCGCTTTCTCGAAGCCGGCGCGTCCCTACCAGGCGATCCGCGCGGTGCCGCGTTGATCGACGCGGCGTCGCCCGGCCTGATCGACGCGCTTCGCCTGAGCGGCGAGTTCGATCCGGCCTATGCGCCGCTGATGGGAATGGCGAGATTCCTGCTCGGCTCGGACCGCGCGGCGGCTGCCCGCCTGCTGCGCAAAATCAATGAGGCGGCCCCGTCGCGCCGTGAGGCAAGGGATTTGCTGCTTCGTGAGTTCGGCCTGAGAAACGAGTGA
- a CDS encoding TonB-dependent receptor, protein MVRRVLSRVLSAAASSALCTLPTAAHDVGSTASAELPPVSVAAPDNQPAKRQARRKPPKDRGLRSHAAARIDSPTESGGAAGAEPAGASALQPSAASATRISGTEVNAVPFSRPGEALEVVPGLIVTQHSGEGKANQYFLRGFNLDHGTDLAISVDGMPVNMPTHGHGQGYADINFLIPELIQSVNVRKGPYFADQGDFASAGAVAIDYVNKLPHNVAEMTFGSFGYRRALAAGSTAVGAGTLLTAFEASKYDGPWDVPDDVRKLNGVLRYSQGTATDGLTLTAMAYSNGWNSTDQVPQRAIDQGLINRFGTLDPTDGGTSSRFSLSSNWAQSSEHGQTNVSAYVVRSDLRLFNNFTYFLDNPVNGDQFSQLDGRTLGGVDARHTFDWRFASLESQTRVGVQSRYDDIHVGLFKTEQRAWLSTVREDRVQEGNVGLWTDTTTHWKDWLHTTIGIREDFFAGHVFSDTPENSGNAQASMMSPKAGIVLGPWSKTELYGNAGYGLHSNDIRGATITVDPNDKVTPLERVPLLVRSRGAELGIRTKVIEGLTSSLAVFVLDFDSELLFVGDAGTTEPSRPSRRVGVEWTNQYKPLPWMTVDLDVAQTHARFTDFDPAGAHIPGAPAWVASSAITLGGDTGWFGSLKARYFGPRPLIEDDSVRSKASLIFNARAGYRFDNGLWVQLDVLNLFNAQTNQIEYYYLSRLPGEPIAGVADRHVHPAEPLAVRLTVAARF, encoded by the coding sequence GTGGTGCGTAGGGTCTTGTCGCGGGTGTTGTCGGCTGCCGCATCGTCCGCCCTGTGCACGCTCCCGACCGCCGCCCACGACGTCGGCTCCACTGCGTCCGCCGAGCTTCCGCCGGTCAGCGTTGCAGCACCGGACAATCAGCCTGCCAAACGGCAGGCCCGCAGAAAGCCGCCGAAGGACCGTGGTCTGCGCAGTCATGCTGCCGCCCGCATAGACAGTCCGACCGAGAGCGGCGGTGCGGCCGGCGCGGAGCCCGCCGGCGCGTCTGCGCTGCAACCCAGCGCCGCTAGCGCAACGCGTATCAGCGGCACGGAGGTCAACGCAGTCCCGTTCTCCCGGCCTGGCGAGGCGCTGGAGGTGGTGCCGGGCCTGATCGTCACGCAGCATTCCGGCGAGGGCAAAGCCAACCAGTATTTTCTGCGCGGATTCAATCTCGATCACGGCACCGATCTCGCGATCAGCGTGGACGGCATGCCCGTCAACATGCCGACCCACGGGCATGGGCAAGGCTACGCTGACATCAATTTTCTCATCCCCGAGCTGATCCAGTCGGTCAATGTGCGCAAGGGCCCGTATTTCGCCGACCAGGGCGACTTCGCATCCGCCGGCGCCGTGGCGATCGACTATGTCAACAAGCTGCCGCACAACGTCGCCGAGATGACCTTCGGCAGCTTCGGCTATCGCCGCGCATTGGCAGCGGGATCGACCGCGGTGGGTGCCGGCACGCTGCTGACGGCGTTCGAAGCGAGCAAGTATGACGGTCCCTGGGACGTGCCCGACGATGTCCGCAAGCTGAACGGCGTGCTGCGCTACAGCCAGGGCACCGCGACCGATGGCCTGACGCTGACGGCGATGGCCTATTCCAACGGCTGGAATTCGACCGACCAGGTCCCGCAACGCGCGATCGACCAGGGCCTCATCAACCGTTTCGGCACGCTCGATCCGACCGATGGCGGCACCTCCAGCCGATTCAGCCTGTCGAGCAACTGGGCGCAGTCGAGCGAGCACGGACAGACCAATGTCAGCGCCTATGTCGTGCGCTCCGACCTGCGGCTGTTCAACAATTTCACCTATTTCCTCGACAATCCCGTCAATGGCGACCAGTTCAGCCAGCTCGACGGTCGCACGCTCGGCGGCGTCGATGCGCGGCACACGTTCGACTGGCGCTTCGCCTCTCTCGAATCGCAGACCCGCGTCGGGGTGCAGAGCCGCTATGACGATATCCACGTCGGGCTGTTCAAGACCGAGCAGCGCGCATGGCTCTCGACCGTGCGCGAGGACCGCGTGCAGGAGGGCAATGTCGGCCTCTGGACCGACACGACCACGCACTGGAAGGACTGGCTGCACACCACGATCGGCATCCGCGAGGATTTTTTCGCCGGCCACGTCTTTAGCGATACGCCGGAGAATTCAGGCAACGCGCAGGCGTCGATGATGAGCCCGAAGGCCGGCATCGTGCTCGGCCCCTGGTCCAAGACCGAGCTCTACGGCAATGCCGGCTACGGCCTGCACAGCAACGACATCCGCGGCGCGACCATCACCGTCGATCCCAACGACAAGGTAACCCCGCTCGAGCGCGTGCCGCTGCTGGTGCGCTCGCGCGGCGCCGAGCTCGGCATCCGCACCAAGGTGATCGAGGGTCTCACCAGCTCGCTGGCAGTGTTCGTGCTCGATTTCGACTCGGAGCTGCTGTTCGTCGGGGACGCCGGCACCACCGAGCCGAGCCGGCCCAGCCGCCGCGTCGGCGTCGAGTGGACGAACCAGTACAAGCCGCTGCCGTGGATGACGGTCGATCTCGACGTCGCCCAGACCCACGCGCGTTTCACCGATTTCGACCCTGCCGGCGCCCACATTCCCGGCGCACCGGCGTGGGTGGCCAGCAGCGCGATCACGCTGGGCGGCGACACCGGCTGGTTCGGCAGCCTGAAGGCGCGCTATTTCGGTCCGCGTCCTCTGATCGAGGACGACAGCGTCCGCTCGAAGGCGTCGCTGATCTTCAATGCGCGCGCCGGCTACAGGTTCGACAATGGCCTGTGGGTGCAGCTCGACGTGCTCAACCTCTTCAATGCCCAGACCAACCAGATCGAATATTATTATCTGTCGCGCCTGCCGGGAGAGCCCATCGCCGGCGTCGCAGATCGTCACGTCCATCCGGCCGAGCCCCTCGCGGTGCGGCTGACGGTGGCGGCGAGATTCTGA